TCCGTGTCAACAAAAACAACAATGTTCGACGTGTTGACTGGCATTTAGACCCTGTTTGAACATCCTTCGGGGTGGCCAAACACTGTGTTATAAGAATTGACCTTAACGTAAAGTGTATGTATAAATGCCGTAAGCCACACCAGGGTGTATGATTAATAGTGTCTGGCCGGTAAATACCACGCCGCTCCATCTGGCTGGCGGAAGTCAGGGGGAGGGACGGCTGGACGAAGGAGAACCGGGAGGCTGAGGTGAAGACGATCGGAATCATCGGTGCGGGACAGATGGGGAGCGGGATCGCCCACGTCGCCGCCCTCGCGGGGTTCGAAGCGCTGCTGTACGATGTGGCTGCGCCCCAGCTGGAAAAGGCGCACGCCGCCATCGGCCGGAACCTGCGGCGGCAGGCGGATAAAGGGGCGATCGAGTCCTCGGCGGTGACGGCCGCATCGGCCCGGCTCAGGGCCACGAACAGCCTGGACGATATGGCCGGTTGCGATTTCGTCATCGAGGCGGTGCCGGAGAGCGAGGAGCTCAAGCTGGATATTTTCCGCAAGCTCGACCGTATCGTCTCGCCCGGCGTGGTACTGGCCAGCAATACCTCTTCCATCTCCATCACCCGCCTGGCTGCCGCGACCGGCCGGCCCGACAAGGTGATCGGCATGCACTTCATGAACCCGGTCCCGGTGATGAAGCTGGTCGAGGTCATCCGGGCGCTGACCACCTCGGAGGAGACCTTTGCCGTCACCCTGGAGCTGGCGGCGAAGCTGGGGAAGGAGGTCGCGGTCGCCCGGGACTATCCCGGCTTCATCGTCAATCGGGTGCTGATCCCGATGATCAACGAGGCGATTTTCGCCCATTTCGAAGGGGTCGGTTCGGTGGCGGACATCGACAAGGCGATGCAGCTCGGCACCAACCAGCCGATGGGCCCTTTGACTCTGGCCGACTTCATCGGTCTCGACACGGTGCTGGCGATCATGAAGGTACTCCATGCGGGGTATGGCGATGCCAAATACCGGCCCTGTCCGCTGCTGGTCAAGAAGGTCGAGGCCGGGCAGCTCGGCCGCAAGAGCGGCAAGGGATTTTACGACTATGGGCAGGGGAGGTAGCGCATGGACTTTCAACTGACCGAAGAACAGAGCCTGATTCGCGAAACGGTGCGCAGTTTCGCCGAGAAAGAGGTCGCCCCATCCGCCGCCGCGCGCGACGAGGAAGAGCGCTTCGACCGCGCGCTGATGTTCGAGCGGCTGGCCGAACTGGGGCTGACCGGCATCGTCTTCCCCGAGGAATACGGTGGGGCGGGAGCCGATTACATCAGCTACGCCATCGCCGTGGAAGAGCTCTCCCGGGTCTGCGCCTCGACCGGCGTCACCCTTTCGGCCCACCTCTCCCTCGGCGCCAACCCCATCTACCTCTTCGGCACCGAGGAGCAGAAGCGCCAGTACCTCGTGCCCCTGGCGGCGGGGAGCAAAATGGGGGCCTTCGGCCTGACCGAGCCTTCAGCCGGCTCCGACGCCGGCGGCACCAGGACCACGGCGGTGCCCGACGGCGAGGAGTGGGTGCTTAACGGGTCGAAGATCTTCATCACCAACGGCGGCGAGGCCGAGATCTATATCGTCTTCGCCCGCACCGACAAAGGTGCCCAGAAACATCATGGCATTAGCGCCTTCATCCTCGAAAAGGGGACGCCCGGCTTCTTCTTCGGCAAAAAGGAAACGAAGATGGGGATCCGTTCCTCGCCGACCATGGAACTGGTTTTCGACAACTGCCGGATTCCGAAGGGGAACCTGCTCGGCAAGGAAGGGGAGGGGTTCAAGATCGCCATGAAGACCCTCGACGGCGGGCGCATCGGCATTGCCGCCCAGGCTCTCGGCATCGCGCAGGGAGCCTTTGAGGCGGCGGCAGCCTACGCCCGGGAGCGCAAACAGTTCGACCAGCCGATTGCGACCTTCCAGGCGGTGCAGTTCATGCTGGCCGACATGGCGACCCGGATCGAAGCGGCACGCTTGCTGGTCTACCAGGCGGCCCATCGGGCGAGCGCCGGCCTCTCCTACGGCAAGGAGTCGGCCATGGCCAAGCTCTTCGCCTCGGAGACGGCGATGGAGGTTACAACCAAGGCGGTGCAGGTCTTCGGCGGCTATGGCTACACCCGCGAATTCCCGGTGGAGCGGATGATGCGCGACGCCAAGATCACCGAGATCTACGAAGGCACCAGCGAGGTGCAGCGGCTCGTCATCGGTACGGCGGTCACCCGCGGCTGAACACTGCCCGGGCCCCTGAGTCCTGAAGCAGAGGA
The sequence above is drawn from the Desulfuromonadales bacterium genome and encodes:
- a CDS encoding 3-hydroxybutyryl-CoA dehydrogenase, whose amino-acid sequence is MKTIGIIGAGQMGSGIAHVAALAGFEALLYDVAAPQLEKAHAAIGRNLRRQADKGAIESSAVTAASARLRATNSLDDMAGCDFVIEAVPESEELKLDIFRKLDRIVSPGVVLASNTSSISITRLAAATGRPDKVIGMHFMNPVPVMKLVEVIRALTTSEETFAVTLELAAKLGKEVAVARDYPGFIVNRVLIPMINEAIFAHFEGVGSVADIDKAMQLGTNQPMGPLTLADFIGLDTVLAIMKVLHAGYGDAKYRPCPLLVKKVEAGQLGRKSGKGFYDYGQGR
- a CDS encoding acyl-CoA dehydrogenase, coding for MDFQLTEEQSLIRETVRSFAEKEVAPSAAARDEEERFDRALMFERLAELGLTGIVFPEEYGGAGADYISYAIAVEELSRVCASTGVTLSAHLSLGANPIYLFGTEEQKRQYLVPLAAGSKMGAFGLTEPSAGSDAGGTRTTAVPDGEEWVLNGSKIFITNGGEAEIYIVFARTDKGAQKHHGISAFILEKGTPGFFFGKKETKMGIRSSPTMELVFDNCRIPKGNLLGKEGEGFKIAMKTLDGGRIGIAAQALGIAQGAFEAAAAYARERKQFDQPIATFQAVQFMLADMATRIEAARLLVYQAAHRASAGLSYGKESAMAKLFASETAMEVTTKAVQVFGGYGYTREFPVERMMRDAKITEIYEGTSEVQRLVIGTAVTRG